CTGGCTGAGGCCCGCGACGGCCTGAAATCCGGTGATTTCAGCGCAGTTGAGCTGACACAGGCCCATGTGGATGCCATGGCAGCCAACACAGACCTGAACGCTTTTATTACAGAAACACCGGAACTGGCTTTGGAACAAGCCAAGGCATCTGATGAAAAAATCAAATCGGGTGATGCAGGTGCGATGGAAGGTCTGCCGATCGGCATGAAAGACCTGTTCTGCACCAAAGATGTGCGCACAACAGCGGCGTCTCGCATTCTGGATAACTTCATCCCGCCATATGAATCGACTGTTTCTGCCAATTTGAAGAAGGCAGGTGCTGTGATGGTTGGTAAAACCAACCTTGATGAATTTGCCATGGGGTCTGCCAACATTACCTCTGCTTTCGGGTCTGTGAAAAACCCGTGGGGTGCAAATGTGGGTAAAGATCTGGTGCCCGGTGGGTCTTCTGGTGGCTCTGCTGCGGCTGTGGCGGGTGAGCTGTGCTTGGCGGCAACGGGGACAGATACGGGTGGTTCCATCCGTCAACCTGCGTCCTTTAGCGGTATTGTTGGGTTGAAGCCGACATATGGCCGTTGTTCGCGCTGGGGCATTGTGGCCTTTGCTTCTTCACTGGATCAAGCAGGTCCGATGACCAAAACGGTTCGCGATAGTGCCATCATGCTGCAATCCATGGCGGGGTATGACGTGCATGATTCCACATCTGCCCGTGTTGATCTCCCGAACTTTGAAGCTGCGCTAAGCGGTGACATCAAGGGGCTGAAAATCGGTATTCCTCAGGAATATAAAGTGGACGGTATGCCACAGGAAATCGTTGATCTGTGGAAAAAAGGCGAAGATATGCTCAAAGACGCAGGCGCAGAAATCGTTTCTGTTTCCCTGCCGCATACAAAATATGCGCTGGCGACTTATTATATTGTTGCCCCTGCTGAAGCCTCAAGCAACCTTGCGCGTTATGACGGTGTGCGTTATGGCCACCGCGCAGAAGGTGATCTGGACAGCCTGGACGATCTGTACATGAAAACACGTGCACAAGGCTTCGGTGAAGAAGTTCAGCGCCGTATCATGATCGGGACGTATGTGCTGTCTGCGGGTTATTATGATGCCTATTATGCCAAGGCACAGAAAATCCGCACATTGATTGCCCAAGACTTCGAAAAAGCGTACGAGCAATGTGATGTGATCCTGACTCCGACATGCCCGTCTGAGGCTTTCGGTATTGGTGAAAACGAAGACGATCCGGTGAAAATGTACCTCAATGACGTCTTCACGGTTCCCACATCGCTGGCGGGTCTACCGGGGATTTCTGTTCCGGCGGGCTTAAGCGAAGGTGGCTTGCCACTGGGCTTGCAGTTGATCGGTCGTCCGTTTGATGAAGAAACTGTTCTGCGCACCGCAGATGTATTGGAAAAGGCCGCTGCATTCAGCGCCAAGCCGAAGATGTTGGAGGCGTAAATTATGGGTTACGTAATCAAAGGTGAAACAGGCGATTGGGAACTGGTCATCGGTTTGGAAGTTCACTGTCAGGTGATTTCAAATGCCAAGCTGTTTTCCGGGGCTTCCACAACATTTGGGGCTGAGCCAAACCATAATGTGGCGTTTCTGGATGCCGGTATGCCGGGCATGCTGCCGGTTATCAACGAAAAATGTATTGAACAAGCTGTTCGTACTGGTCTGGGCCTGAAGGCACAAATCAACGAATATTCTGTTTTTGCCCGTAAAAACTATTTCTATGCCGATCTGCCGCTGGGCTATCAGATTTCACAATTTGATAAGCCGATTGTGGGCGAGGGGACAATGATCCTCGATCTGGAAGATGGTGAAACCAAGGAAGTGGGCATTGAACGCCTCCATATGGAAATTGATGCGGGTAAATCCCAGCATGATCAGCACCCGTCCAAGTCCTATATTGACTTGAACCGTGCCGGTGTGTGTTTGATGGAAATCGTATCCATGCCGGATATGCGCTCCCCTGAAGAAGCCGGTGCCTATGTGCGCAAGTTGCGTTCCATCGTGCGCTATCTGGAAACCTGTGATGGTAACATGGACGAAGGGTCCATGCGCTGTGACGTGAACGTTTCTGTACGTAAAGTGGGCGAAGAAGGTTTGCGAACCCGTACAGAAACCAAGAACGTAAACTCTGTTCGTTTCGTCATGCAGGCCATTGAGGCCGAGGCGGCGCGTCAGGTTGAAGTTTACGAAGACGGTGGCGAGATCGTTCAGGAAACACGCTTGTTTGACAGCACGACAGGGACAACACGTTCCATGCGTTCTAAAGAGCATGCCCACGATTATCGCTATTTCCCGTGCCCGGACCTGTTGCCACTGGAATTGCCGGAAGGCTATGTAGACAATATCCGTGCAACATTGCCGGAACTGCCGGACGAAAAGAAAGACCGTTTCATTAATGAGCTGGGTCTGTCTGCTTATGATGCCTCTGTTTTGGTGGCTGAAAAGGAAAAGGCGGATTACTACGAAGTTGTTGCCAAGGGCCGTGATGGCAAGCTGGCAGCGAACTGGGTGATCACCAACCTGTTTGCCGTGTTGAACAAGCAAGGTGTGTCCATTCAGGATAGCCCGGTATCCGCAGAAAACCTCGGCAAGCTGGTTGAACTGATTTCCAATGACACGATTTCTGGGCGCATTGCCAAGGACGTTTTTGAAATCATGATTGAAACAGGTGATGATCCTGAAAAAATCGTGGAAGAAAAAGGTCTGAAGCAGATCACGGATACGGGCGCGATTGAAGCGGCCATTGACGAGATCATTGCGGCCAACCAGGACAAGGTTGAAGAAATTCGTGGTGGTAAAGACAAGATGCTGGGCTGGTTTGTTGGTCAGGTGATGAAAGCCACACAGGGTAAAGCCAATCCGGGTGTCGTCAATAAACTGCTGCGCGCTAAGATTATGGGCTAAGCCTGCTCTTTTTACCTTGGTAAAAAAAATGCTAGAAAAGAAAACGCTTCCAATAAAATTGGGGGCGTTTTTTTTGGAGTATTACATCTCTGCTAAAATTGAGTTATATTCTTGGGTTGAAAATTAGATCGCTTTAAACAGCTAAATGATGTCCGATGAAGTTTCTCAGCGTTATTCTTTTACTCGCATTTTGCGTGATGAACACCAATGTGAAGGCACAGGACCCTGCACCGGATAACAGTCTGGTGATTGCGTCTTTTTCTTTCCCTCCTTTGCTGCATTTGGCCGATAATGGTACATTTTCTGGCACAATGGGGGAGACTGTCAGGTTTATCTGTGAAGAAGCCAAACTGGATTGTACATTTAAACTGGTGCCGTTGAAGCGTGCTTATAACGACTTGCGACACGGCCGTGTGGATGGATTGATTACATTGGATTTAGGTCAATTCAAAGAGTGCTGTTTCAGCAGTAAATGGTTTTCTGAATGGTCTGCGGGGCTATTCTCAACTCATGAGCCAGCAAAGATACCATCTACTCGTGAAGAGATATTGGGGGGCTCCCTAATCGTGGTGAACGGGATGCGTTCACCCTATAGTTTTCTCCCCGATATGGATCAATTAGCCAAGGAGAAGAGCATTCGGTTGTATAAAGTAAAAAACATCTCTACAGCAGTGAAGATGTTTGCCGTAGATCGTGCTGATTTCCTTTGGGGTGGGGAAGATTTTAAATGGTATTTGCAACGTATCGCTCCAAACAAGCAGTATCACTATAAGCCATTGTTTAAGAAAAATGTGGTGTTATGGACGCAAAAGGTCAAAAGTTTACCGCTTATGCGGTTTAATAAAGCTTATACGGCGTTAAAAAACAAACAAGCTCTTAGCCAAAACGGCCTGATGATCCCTTACTTTATGGATAAGAGATACAAAGAGTATTCGATGCCGGAAACGATGGATTAAGCTGTTTTAGGAACGGCTGGGGATATTTGCAGCTGTACGCCCCAGTGGTGTGATGGTTGTTTTATGAAAACCTGCACCAAAGACAGAGCGCCTGACCCAACCCTTTTTCTCACATTCTTCAACTGTGCGTTCCAGAATTGTACCGGAAATGTCATCAGCTAGCGCAATGTCACCGGACATGATCAACAGTTCAAGCAATAAACGTTGTTGTGGAAGAACGTCCGGCATCTTTGCACCCCTTTATTTGGCCTTTGCCTTCATCCTTGAAGACAAAATTGTGAAGTTGGTCATATTTCCCCTAGTTGGAATGCTTTAAAATAGCCTACAATTCTTAAAACTCTCTAAACGGTGGAAAAATGATTGATCTTTATAGCTGGCCCACACCAAACGGGCATAAAGTCCATATCATGCTGGAAGAAACCGGACTGGATTATCGCGTCCATGGGGTGGATATTGCCAAAGGCGACCAGTTCGAACCGGATTTTCTGAAACTGAGCCCCAATAACAAGATCCCGGCCATTTTGGATCATGATGGCCCAGGTGGGAAGCCGATCAGCTTGTTTGAAAGTGGGGCCATTTTGATTTATCTGGCTGAAAAAACGGGCTCTGAACTTTTGCCAAGTGATCCGGCAAAACGATATGAGACTTTGCAATGGCTAATGTTTCAGATGGGGGGGCTTGGCCCCATGCTCGGTCAAGCCCATCATTTTCGTAAATATGCCCCTGAAACAGTAGAGTACGGCATTAATCGTTATACCAACGAAGCAACGCGTCTCTATGGCGTGATGGATAAACGTTTGGGGGAGGCTGAATATTTGGCGGGAAGCTATTCTATTGCCGATATTGCCTGCTTGCCCTGGATTAGATCTTATAAGGATCAGGGGCAGGATTTAGATCGTTACCCAAATCTCAAACGCTGGTTTTTGACGATTAAGGAACGTCTTGCTGTGAGACGGGGCTTGGCCGTGTTGGAGGAAAGTACGCGCAAAACCCCTTATAATGATGA
This sequence is a window from Terasakiella sp. SH-1. Protein-coding genes within it:
- the gatB gene encoding Asp-tRNA(Asn)/Glu-tRNA(Gln) amidotransferase subunit GatB; translation: MGYVIKGETGDWELVIGLEVHCQVISNAKLFSGASTTFGAEPNHNVAFLDAGMPGMLPVINEKCIEQAVRTGLGLKAQINEYSVFARKNYFYADLPLGYQISQFDKPIVGEGTMILDLEDGETKEVGIERLHMEIDAGKSQHDQHPSKSYIDLNRAGVCLMEIVSMPDMRSPEEAGAYVRKLRSIVRYLETCDGNMDEGSMRCDVNVSVRKVGEEGLRTRTETKNVNSVRFVMQAIEAEAARQVEVYEDGGEIVQETRLFDSTTGTTRSMRSKEHAHDYRYFPCPDLLPLELPEGYVDNIRATLPELPDEKKDRFINELGLSAYDASVLVAEKEKADYYEVVAKGRDGKLAANWVITNLFAVLNKQGVSIQDSPVSAENLGKLVELISNDTISGRIAKDVFEIMIETGDDPEKIVEEKGLKQITDTGAIEAAIDEIIAANQDKVEEIRGGKDKMLGWFVGQVMKATQGKANPGVVNKLLRAKIMG
- the gatA gene encoding Asp-tRNA(Asn)/Glu-tRNA(Gln) amidotransferase subunit GatA, with the protein product MTKLTNLTLAEARDGLKSGDFSAVELTQAHVDAMAANTDLNAFITETPELALEQAKASDEKIKSGDAGAMEGLPIGMKDLFCTKDVRTTAASRILDNFIPPYESTVSANLKKAGAVMVGKTNLDEFAMGSANITSAFGSVKNPWGANVGKDLVPGGSSGGSAAAVAGELCLAATGTDTGGSIRQPASFSGIVGLKPTYGRCSRWGIVAFASSLDQAGPMTKTVRDSAIMLQSMAGYDVHDSTSARVDLPNFEAALSGDIKGLKIGIPQEYKVDGMPQEIVDLWKKGEDMLKDAGAEIVSVSLPHTKYALATYYIVAPAEASSNLARYDGVRYGHRAEGDLDSLDDLYMKTRAQGFGEEVQRRIMIGTYVLSAGYYDAYYAKAQKIRTLIAQDFEKAYEQCDVILTPTCPSEAFGIGENEDDPVKMYLNDVFTVPTSLAGLPGISVPAGLSEGGLPLGLQLIGRPFDEETVLRTADVLEKAAAFSAKPKMLEA
- a CDS encoding transporter substrate-binding domain-containing protein translates to MKFLSVILLLAFCVMNTNVKAQDPAPDNSLVIASFSFPPLLHLADNGTFSGTMGETVRFICEEAKLDCTFKLVPLKRAYNDLRHGRVDGLITLDLGQFKECCFSSKWFSEWSAGLFSTHEPAKIPSTREEILGGSLIVVNGMRSPYSFLPDMDQLAKEKSIRLYKVKNISTAVKMFAVDRADFLWGGEDFKWYLQRIAPNKQYHYKPLFKKNVVLWTQKVKSLPLMRFNKAYTALKNKQALSQNGLMIPYFMDKRYKEYSMPETMD
- a CDS encoding glutathione S-transferase N-terminal domain-containing protein, which encodes MIDLYSWPTPNGHKVHIMLEETGLDYRVHGVDIAKGDQFEPDFLKLSPNNKIPAILDHDGPGGKPISLFESGAILIYLAEKTGSELLPSDPAKRYETLQWLMFQMGGLGPMLGQAHHFRKYAPETVEYGINRYTNEATRLYGVMDKRLGEAEYLAGSYSIADIACLPWIRSYKDQGQDLDRYPNLKRWFLTIKERLAVRRGLAVLEESTRKTPYNDEELKRLFNVERK